In Pelosinus sp. UFO1, one genomic interval encodes:
- a CDS encoding HD-GYP domain-containing protein, translated as MQILVLNGLAAKSNVTQVYCVTLLFVAFLKGGFSILQNLLKNNKITFHYASKTKLEIINHLLNLLNQHDAGTARHSYKVAGMAANFAIRLNLSVSTIDDITSAALLHDIGKIKIPPHILNKPEKLTRNEFKIIKKHSQYGFEILKNIKKLDSLAEAVLCHHEKFNGKGYPFGKVGQEIPLISQILSIVDVYEAITSDRAYRKAMTRKEAIQVLHDGRGTHFNSELVNFFLLGGE; from the coding sequence ATGCAGATTCTTGTTTTAAATGGGTTAGCAGCAAAAAGTAATGTAACACAAGTATATTGTGTTACATTACTTTTTGTTGCTTTTTTAAAAGGAGGATTTAGTATACTACAAAATTTGCTAAAAAATAATAAAATTACATTTCATTATGCTTCTAAAACGAAGCTAGAAATAATAAATCATTTGCTTAACCTATTAAATCAACATGATGCAGGGACAGCGCGGCATTCTTATAAGGTAGCCGGTATGGCAGCCAATTTTGCAATAAGACTTAACCTGTCAGTTTCCACTATTGATGATATAACGTCGGCTGCCCTACTTCATGATATAGGTAAAATAAAAATCCCCCCCCATATATTAAATAAGCCTGAGAAGTTGACTCGAAATGAATTTAAAATTATAAAAAAGCATTCCCAATATGGTTTTGAAATTTTGAAAAATATAAAGAAATTGGATTCACTAGCAGAAGCAGTTCTCTGTCACCATGAAAAATTTAATGGTAAGGGCTATCCATTTGGGAAAGTAGGTCAAGAAATACCTTTAATTTCACAAATATTAAGTATTGTAGATGTTTATGAAGCGATTACTTCAGATCGGGCCTATCGTAAAGCAATGACACGAAAGGAAGCGATTCAAGTCCTGCATGATGGAAGAGGAACTCACTTTAATTCTGAGTTGGTAAATTTCTTTTTATTAGGAGGAGAGTAA
- a CDS encoding site-specific integrase — protein MIKIEYVEPIRCKGQISKIKTYLKNKNLRDYLLFVLGINSGLRISDLLLLTVNDVKEKDRIQLREKKTGKNKDFPLSDTCKKAIKEYLDTIQLSNGCLFKSKKGDKPISRIQAYRIINQAARTTGITDAIGTHTLRKTFGYWAYKKGVDITKIQKLLNHSAPSVTLAYIGITKDELDDIYINLNL, from the coding sequence GTGATTAAAATAGAGTATGTAGAACCAATACGATGTAAAGGTCAGATAAGTAAAATCAAAACTTATTTAAAAAATAAAAATTTGCGCGATTACTTACTTTTTGTTCTAGGCATCAATAGTGGTTTAAGAATATCTGACTTATTATTACTGACTGTAAATGACGTAAAGGAAAAAGATAGAATCCAGCTTAGAGAAAAAAAAACAGGTAAAAATAAAGATTTTCCCCTTTCAGACACATGTAAAAAAGCTATAAAAGAATATCTAGATACAATTCAGCTTAGTAACGGTTGCCTATTTAAAAGTAAAAAAGGGGATAAACCCATATCTCGAATACAGGCTTATCGAATTATTAATCAAGCTGCACGAACAACTGGTATTACTGACGCAATTGGCACCCATACACTGCGTAAAACCTTTGGATATTGGGCCTATAAAAAAGGTGTAGATATAACTAAAATTCAAAAGCTCCTTAACCATTCAGCCCCTAGTGTAACATTAGCTTATATTGGAATTACTAAAGATGAACTTGACGATATTTATATTAATTTAAATCTATAA
- a CDS encoding ABC transporter ATP-binding protein/permease: MRKGKAALLLTSWKIARAYWFSEEKWSAWRLLLTVISLNLGIVYILVLINTWQVNFYEVIQSHDYGGFMEAIGKYSILAGCLVVVRGYQIYSRMLLHIRWRRWMTERYLSDWLYNKTYYLLQLSPDHDTDNPDQRISEDIELFVWLTLRLSLDLLQDLVTVLSFIMILWNLSGIVTFSVGGYLISIYGYLVWVAILYAGFGTYWTVKTGRPLVKLDFDLQRYEADFRFSLMRLRENAESIALYGGEKQETWSFGQGFSKVVATYQNIMVVRKHITWLTSAYTQISAIFASIAAAPRYFSSQIHLGQMFQIVDAYNHVQTGFSFVVDSFTRLAQWRAVVNRLNNFLISMEMVRSQSPKASKLDISRKIFSTYSAKNLQVLLPDGSNLIKDFSLSIKPSEKLLIMGASGCGKSTLLRTFAGIWPYASGTIIVPEGQKVMFVPQKSYLSFSSLREILFYPEIVKGDNDKKIQEILVMCKLPHLVDKLHKVADWGQTLSLGEQQRVAFARVLLQRPSWLFLDEATSALDEETEQAIYQMIVDKMTNTAIVSVGHRSTLMKYHQMKIELNGAGNWAVKKISR; the protein is encoded by the coding sequence ATGAGGAAAGGGAAAGCTGCCCTACTATTAACTAGTTGGAAAATTGCTAGGGCTTATTGGTTCTCGGAGGAAAAGTGGTCCGCTTGGAGATTATTACTTACGGTAATTTCTTTGAATCTGGGAATTGTATATATTTTAGTGTTGATTAATACCTGGCAAGTTAATTTTTATGAAGTGATCCAAAGTCACGACTATGGGGGCTTTATGGAGGCCATTGGGAAGTACAGTATATTAGCCGGCTGCTTGGTTGTGGTAAGAGGCTACCAAATCTATTCCCGTATGCTGCTTCACATTCGATGGCGTCGTTGGATGACAGAGAGGTATTTATCCGATTGGTTATATAATAAAACCTATTATTTATTACAGCTATCTCCCGATCATGATACGGATAACCCTGATCAAAGGATTAGTGAGGATATTGAATTATTTGTATGGCTGACACTTAGACTTTCCTTAGATTTACTACAGGATCTTGTTACGGTTTTATCATTTATTATGATTTTATGGAACCTCTCAGGTATTGTTACCTTTTCTGTTGGTGGGTACCTAATTTCTATTTATGGCTATTTAGTGTGGGTAGCAATCTTATATGCAGGTTTTGGTACCTATTGGACGGTAAAGACTGGACGCCCCTTAGTTAAACTGGATTTTGATTTACAACGGTATGAAGCCGATTTTCGTTTTAGTTTAATGCGACTCAGGGAAAATGCAGAGAGTATTGCCCTGTACGGAGGAGAAAAACAAGAAACATGGAGTTTTGGGCAAGGTTTTAGTAAAGTAGTTGCGACTTACCAAAATATTATGGTAGTACGTAAACACATAACATGGTTGACATCTGCTTATACGCAAATATCTGCAATCTTTGCATCTATCGCTGCAGCGCCTCGTTATTTTAGTAGTCAAATTCACTTAGGACAAATGTTTCAGATTGTCGACGCCTATAACCATGTTCAGACAGGATTCTCCTTTGTTGTTGATAGTTTTACTCGTCTTGCTCAGTGGCGGGCAGTAGTGAATCGGTTAAATAACTTTTTAATTAGCATGGAAATGGTGCGAAGCCAATCACCAAAAGCATCTAAGTTAGATATTTCCCGGAAAATTTTTTCTACTTATTCGGCAAAAAATTTGCAGGTTCTTTTACCTGATGGGTCAAATTTAATAAAGGACTTTTCTTTGTCCATCAAGCCTTCTGAAAAATTACTTATTATGGGGGCATCGGGTTGTGGTAAAAGTACACTGCTACGTACTTTTGCCGGTATTTGGCCTTATGCCTCAGGAACAATAATCGTTCCTGAGGGACAAAAAGTGATGTTTGTGCCTCAAAAGTCTTACCTATCTTTTAGTTCTCTGCGGGAAATTTTATTTTATCCCGAGATTGTAAAAGGGGATAATGACAAAAAGATACAAGAGATTTTGGTGATGTGCAAATTGCCTCATTTAGTTGATAAACTGCATAAAGTAGCTGATTGGGGGCAGACCTTATCTTTGGGGGAACAACAGAGGGTTGCTTTTGCACGAGTGTTATTACAAAGGCCGAGCTGGCTATTTCTTGATGAAGCCACTTCTGCATTAGATGAAGAAACAGAACAAGCAATTTATCAAATGATTGTCGATAAAATGACAAATACAGCTATTGTTAGCGTAGGACACCGTAGCACGCTTATGAAATACCATCAGATGAAAATAGAACTAAATGGGGCGGGCAATTGGGCAGTAAAAAAAATAAGTAGGTAA
- a CDS encoding zinc dependent phospholipase C family protein — MKTVALLENPLLQSIDSSCCTTHQYCNEQALNILQHNGFIQETVLLKNYYKQLQDGVIWADLNWKNIHHFLHPKTRRGFWHFSNAAGDYLEFFNTSIKFVRQGCMKEAIFYLGAAAHLVQDMCVPHHAKCQLFDGHKKYEIWVEKHLHELSFTQNANIPMVNPVGLLLKNAENALELYSYVNADARNDQYQKATEILLPLANQSTANQFCYFFARAKKIMGVPSLEVFINDAY; from the coding sequence TTGAAAACAGTTGCTTTGCTTGAAAATCCACTATTACAAAGCATTGACTCATCTTGTTGCACTACTCATCAATATTGCAATGAGCAGGCATTGAACATTTTACAACACAATGGTTTTATCCAAGAGACTGTATTATTAAAAAACTATTACAAGCAGCTTCAAGATGGTGTCATCTGGGCGGATTTAAATTGGAAGAACATCCATCATTTTTTGCATCCAAAAACTCGTCGTGGGTTTTGGCATTTTTCAAATGCAGCTGGTGATTATTTAGAATTTTTTAATACGTCTATAAAATTTGTAAGACAGGGCTGTATGAAGGAAGCAATTTTTTATTTAGGTGCTGCCGCTCACTTAGTGCAAGATATGTGCGTTCCTCATCATGCGAAATGCCAGTTATTTGATGGGCATAAAAAATATGAAATATGGGTCGAGAAGCACTTACATGAACTATCATTTACGCAAAATGCTAATATTCCTATGGTGAATCCTGTGGGATTATTATTAAAGAATGCTGAAAATGCCCTAGAATTATATAGTTATGTAAATGCAGATGCTAGAAATGATCAATATCAAAAGGCAACTGAGATATTATTACCCCTAGCCAATCAAAGTACCGCCAATCAATTTTGTTATTTTTTTGCTAGGGCAAAAAAAATTATGGGTGTGCCTTCTTTGGAGGTTTTTATAAATGACGCTTATTAA
- a CDS encoding glycosyltransferase, which yields MKSKRILIVSASIGNGHMQAASAICEELKESTSCNVEIVDFLQVGQFRYPKLNRLQIEFMKLMKSSYYGMLKVAPYVYKEIYKITEKQHTRKVIDFINAANQKTMANLIASYRPHLVICTHPFPLGAASQLRCKKKRDFTLVGVITDFAVHSWWLGDRVDHYFVANEVMARELQEHAISASQITCAGIPVGKSFTPVGEKVRKQVPHVLVMGGGLGFGRMETTLQELEKLPSPIAVTVVAGKNQEFEERARILARTLHNKVTVLPFSPHIATMMKQADLLITKPGGITCSEALAVNLPMILLNPLPGQEEENAYYLNEQGSAIWIQDDREIVGKTAALLFGNQKWLQEMQAKCAEISPEFATSHIVEKISSLADVDRKEAFFASGYWQGVGGQSC from the coding sequence ATGAAATCAAAGAGGATTCTCATTGTCTCAGCATCAATTGGAAATGGGCATATGCAGGCAGCTTCCGCTATATGTGAGGAGCTAAAGGAAAGTACTAGTTGTAATGTAGAAATAGTTGATTTTTTACAAGTTGGACAATTTCGTTATCCAAAATTAAACCGACTGCAAATAGAATTTATGAAATTGATGAAATCATCTTATTATGGAATGCTGAAGGTTGCGCCTTATGTATATAAGGAAATTTACAAAATAACGGAAAAGCAGCACACACGCAAAGTGATTGATTTTATTAATGCAGCGAATCAAAAAACGATGGCGAATCTTATTGCTAGTTATCGTCCCCATCTTGTGATTTGTACACATCCTTTTCCTCTAGGAGCTGCTTCCCAGTTGCGGTGTAAGAAAAAAAGAGATTTTACCCTTGTGGGTGTGATTACTGATTTTGCAGTACATTCCTGGTGGCTCGGAGATAGAGTAGACCATTATTTTGTTGCCAATGAAGTTATGGCTCGCGAATTACAAGAACATGCTATTTCTGCTAGTCAGATTACTTGCGCAGGTATTCCCGTAGGGAAAAGCTTTACACCAGTTGGTGAGAAAGTCAGAAAGCAGGTTCCCCATGTTTTGGTAATGGGTGGGGGGTTAGGATTTGGCCGAATGGAGACAACGCTTCAAGAATTAGAGAAATTACCGAGTCCCATAGCAGTGACAGTTGTAGCTGGGAAAAATCAAGAATTCGAAGAACGAGCTAGGATTTTAGCAAGAACATTACACAACAAAGTTACCGTATTGCCTTTTTCTCCCCACATTGCAACGATGATGAAACAGGCAGATTTGTTAATCACTAAACCTGGAGGCATTACTTGTAGTGAAGCGTTAGCTGTAAATTTACCTATGATTTTATTGAATCCTTTACCTGGTCAAGAAGAAGAAAATGCATATTATCTTAACGAACAAGGCTCTGCTATTTGGATTCAAGATGACCGTGAAATTGTAGGAAAAACCGCTGCACTTTTGTTTGGAAATCAAAAGTGGCTGCAGGAGATGCAAGCAAAGTGTGCTGAAATTAGCCCAGAATTTGCTACTTCTCATATTGTTGAAAAAATTAGTTCGCTTGCTGATGTGGATAGGAAAGAAGCCTTCTTCGCTTCAGGATATTGGCAAGGAGTAGGTGGGCAATCATGCTAA
- a CDS encoding nucleotidyltransferase family protein, translating to MKALILAAGKGTRLRPITDYIPKPMIPLQGKPLMEWVLLHLISCGVEEFVIAVSYLAEQIENYFGKGEKWGVKINYSYGALPAGKAGEIWRARGLLKDDKESFLVVPGDTICHLKYQDVFAFHRKHDGGTSVVFSTQYRLEVGLAEVDTKQRIVKFLEKTNLNEPVSMGSYVLDKSIFPYIEKFGPENNEVDLPGEVFPLLLEQGVPIYGFVQDFPWWDVGRLTDYEKLVQMPKEKALGILVMK from the coding sequence GTGAAGGCCTTAATTTTAGCTGCAGGCAAGGGAACTAGGCTACGACCGATTACAGATTATATACCGAAACCTATGATTCCTTTACAGGGAAAACCGTTAATGGAATGGGTATTACTTCATCTAATCTCCTGTGGGGTAGAAGAATTTGTTATCGCCGTAAGTTACTTAGCTGAGCAGATAGAAAATTATTTTGGCAAGGGAGAAAAGTGGGGCGTAAAAATTAATTACAGTTATGGAGCTTTGCCTGCAGGCAAGGCAGGAGAAATATGGCGGGCTCGCGGCTTGCTAAAAGATGATAAAGAAAGCTTTTTAGTTGTGCCAGGTGACACCATTTGCCATCTGAAATATCAAGATGTATTTGCCTTTCACCGGAAACATGATGGAGGGACTTCGGTAGTGTTTTCTACCCAATATCGTTTAGAAGTAGGATTAGCAGAAGTAGATACAAAGCAAAGAATTGTAAAGTTTCTTGAAAAAACCAATCTCAATGAACCAGTAAGCATGGGGTCTTATGTTTTAGATAAAAGTATTTTTCCTTATATCGAGAAATTTGGCCCTGAAAACAATGAAGTGGATTTACCAGGGGAAGTCTTTCCTCTTTTATTAGAACAAGGCGTTCCCATTTATGGTTTCGTTCAAGACTTCCCTTGGTGGGATGTAGGACGCCTTACTGATTATGAAAAATTAGTGCAAATGCCCAAAGAAAAGGCACTTGGGATACTTGTGATGAAATAG
- a CDS encoding glycosyltransferase encodes MKVLCSTQMGTGTIMGQTMRVVAIAKELQHRGHDIKFLAGDKLISVIRGYGLEVIEFKDMPQIEAFTDEFREGKTNQEEKMKKIKEVIDKIKTKEVEVGKTESPDIMLCGTITGVQAAQILGIPSVLTCLQPHGEKTLAMFSKGVSDNSSITVVFREVLEAADLILLEGIPELGVEAELAKGTEWTSIIKEKVRYTGPLLLEDPEQLPGQEELKRKHIGESHSKMVYVTIGGGSKLIGEEFLKLVLETFQLMPTVKAVISTGLGLSSEEFSSYNPPAHVSIFNFVPGTEMIRASDVTVFHGGSSTLMNCLACGKPAVVIPSMGEQEDNGAVLSKHGAGIVLEKATLTPVILAQAIEKILSSPTYQAKAENLRDLCRVYGGAGAAASMIEDLIPKREVVKS; translated from the coding sequence ATGAAAGTTTTGTGTTCCACCCAGATGGGCACTGGTACGATAATGGGACAAACCATGCGAGTGGTAGCAATCGCCAAGGAACTTCAACACCGGGGTCACGACATTAAATTCTTGGCAGGTGATAAGTTAATTTCGGTGATTCGTGGTTATGGTTTAGAGGTCATTGAGTTTAAAGATATGCCTCAGATAGAAGCTTTTACGGATGAATTCAGAGAGGGCAAAACCAATCAAGAAGAAAAAATGAAAAAAATTAAGGAAGTAATAGATAAGATAAAAACAAAGGAGGTTGAAGTCGGTAAGACGGAAAGCCCAGATATCATGCTCTGCGGGACCATCACAGGAGTGCAAGCAGCGCAAATACTTGGTATTCCTTCTGTATTAACCTGCTTGCAGCCCCATGGAGAAAAAACTCTTGCTATGTTTTCAAAAGGTGTAAGCGATAATTCTAGTATAACGGTAGTTTTTCGTGAAGTATTAGAGGCAGCTGATCTCATTTTACTTGAGGGCATACCAGAATTAGGTGTAGAAGCAGAGTTGGCAAAAGGTACAGAGTGGACATCCATTATAAAAGAGAAGGTTCGTTATACAGGACCGCTATTACTAGAAGATCCTGAACAGTTACCAGGGCAAGAGGAACTGAAGAGGAAGCATATTGGTGAAAGTCATTCTAAAATGGTATATGTGACCATTGGTGGTGGCTCGAAACTCATTGGTGAGGAATTTTTAAAGCTAGTGTTAGAAACCTTTCAATTGATGCCAACTGTAAAAGCTGTGATTTCTACCGGTTTAGGGCTTTCATCGGAGGAGTTTTCATCGTATAATCCACCCGCTCACGTTTCTATTTTTAATTTTGTACCAGGAACTGAAATGATACGAGCTAGTGATGTGACGGTTTTTCACGGTGGATCTTCTACCCTTATGAATTGTCTTGCCTGTGGTAAACCAGCCGTCGTCATTCCTTCCATGGGAGAGCAAGAAGATAATGGTGCTGTGTTATCTAAGCATGGAGCTGGAATTGTTTTAGAGAAGGCTACTTTAACTCCTGTTATCTTGGCACAAGCCATAGAAAAAATCTTATCCAGCCCTACTTATCAAGCGAAGGCTGAAAATCTTAGAGATTTATGCAGGGTTTATGGAGGAGCAGGGGCAGCAGCATCCATGATTGAAGATTTAATTCCTAAGAGAGAGGTGGTGAAATCGTGA
- a CDS encoding carbohydrate kinase family protein, which translates to MKVGIVGPISKDHVTLPTGDKVEKYGAVAYSVLALAKLFEGTKDEVVCLSHISLADAPSIYALLNDPNIILSHMHVGRKEGTEIQLTYINSQERVSQQIRSMSPIALKEVKLLADCQCILLMPLNETDIPLACAKEWRRVSHGTIFLDVHGLVTGVTKEGKRFNKYWENPKEWLGCIDILKMNAKEAQWVAGHEMGHYKEYVEYATSVVKEGLTACWITFGDQSSLVAWKRDERILWANVPVVRDFGPVVDTTGCGDSASAGFVYSYAKIKNPLLGVILGNTFGSLKASFQGLNGFPSQPEVRGIVHQHYRDYLHNLLDDFLSKSQVMIHESKEGTEDESFVFHPDGHWYDNGTNHASGSNRQGTSTPGSRH; encoded by the coding sequence ATGAAGGTTGGTATTGTTGGACCCATTTCAAAAGACCATGTGACCTTACCAACAGGAGATAAGGTTGAGAAATATGGTGCTGTGGCTTATAGTGTATTAGCCTTAGCTAAACTTTTCGAAGGTACAAAGGATGAGGTTGTCTGTTTATCTCATATCTCTTTGGCTGATGCACCTAGTATTTATGCATTACTAAATGATCCTAATATCATATTGTCACACATGCATGTCGGAAGAAAAGAAGGCACCGAAATTCAATTAACTTATATAAATTCACAGGAGCGGGTAAGTCAGCAGATTCGATCAATGTCCCCGATTGCTCTCAAGGAAGTAAAGCTACTTGCTGATTGTCAGTGTATTTTGCTCATGCCTTTAAATGAAACAGATATACCCTTAGCTTGTGCTAAAGAATGGCGGCGTGTTTCCCATGGTACCATTTTTCTTGATGTTCATGGTTTAGTAACAGGCGTTACTAAAGAAGGGAAACGATTTAATAAATATTGGGAAAACCCAAAGGAATGGTTAGGGTGTATCGATATTCTGAAGATGAATGCCAAAGAAGCCCAATGGGTTGCCGGCCATGAAATGGGTCATTACAAGGAATATGTGGAGTATGCTACTAGCGTAGTGAAAGAGGGACTAACTGCCTGTTGGATCACCTTTGGGGATCAATCTTCTCTTGTTGCTTGGAAAAGGGATGAGCGTATCTTATGGGCAAATGTACCTGTGGTTAGAGATTTTGGTCCAGTAGTCGATACAACTGGCTGCGGTGACTCCGCATCTGCAGGTTTTGTATATTCCTATGCAAAAATTAAAAATCCCCTATTAGGGGTCATACTGGGGAATACCTTTGGTTCACTAAAGGCTTCGTTTCAAGGTTTGAATGGATTTCCCTCTCAACCTGAGGTAAGAGGCATTGTCCATCAGCACTATCGAGACTATCTTCATAATTTACTAGATGATTTTCTTTCCAAAAGTCAAGTTATGATTCACGAGAGTAAGGAGGGTACTGAAGATGAAAGTTTTGTGTTCCACCCAGATGGGCACTGGTACGATAATGGGACAAACCATGCGAGTGGTAGCAATCGCCAAGGAACTTCAACACCGGGGTCACGACATTAA
- a CDS encoding ABC transporter permease, with the protein MFSESILIAFAGLKANKLRAMLTMLGIIIGVGAVIAMVSIGMGVRDKVESSIAGLGSNLLVVTPGAASSGGSRQAAGSGITLNEKDAVAIAQEIGGVNLVAPAVSRSYQVVFGNQNWTTSVQGTTPDILGVRSYTMEEGTFFTNQDVETRARVAVLGKTVAENLFNGGTPIGQTIRINNAPFQVIGVLEAKGESVGGNQDDTIIIPLKTAQERLMGITYVQSINIQASGTDVINQAQEDVATLLRARHKLAPTTPDDFTVRNMVAVMATADATTSMITLLLGVVAGLSLLVGGIGIMNIMLVSVTERTREIGIRKALGARYHNILLQFLIEAVVISVAGGVLGIGLGIASSYAVSSVAGWKTIISSIAIVAAFGFSVMIGLFFGIYPARKAALLDPIEALRYE; encoded by the coding sequence ATGTTCAGCGAAAGTATTCTAATTGCCTTCGCAGGGCTTAAAGCGAATAAATTAAGGGCAATGCTTACCATGCTAGGAATTATTATTGGCGTTGGTGCAGTAATTGCTATGGTGTCTATTGGTATGGGCGTCCGGGATAAAGTAGAAAGTTCTATTGCTGGATTAGGCAGTAATCTACTTGTCGTGACCCCTGGAGCCGCTTCTTCTGGAGGTTCTCGCCAAGCCGCTGGGTCAGGCATTACCCTAAATGAGAAGGATGCTGTAGCCATTGCCCAGGAAATTGGAGGTGTCAATCTAGTTGCACCTGCAGTAAGTCGCTCTTATCAAGTGGTATTCGGTAACCAAAACTGGACGACAAGCGTTCAGGGAACAACACCCGATATCCTTGGAGTACGTAGTTATACTATGGAAGAAGGTACCTTTTTTACCAATCAGGATGTTGAAACTAGGGCACGGGTAGCCGTGCTGGGAAAAACAGTGGCGGAGAATCTATTTAACGGTGGAACTCCCATAGGACAAACCATTCGGATTAACAATGCACCATTTCAAGTAATTGGTGTATTAGAAGCCAAAGGCGAGTCTGTTGGTGGAAATCAAGATGATACGATTATCATTCCTTTAAAGACAGCTCAGGAACGTTTGATGGGGATAACATATGTCCAAAGCATTAATATACAAGCTTCGGGTACGGATGTGATTAATCAGGCCCAAGAAGATGTTGCGACTCTCCTGCGGGCACGCCATAAATTAGCACCTACTACACCAGATGATTTTACGGTGCGTAATATGGTTGCTGTAATGGCCACAGCGGATGCAACAACAAGTATGATTACCTTATTATTAGGGGTTGTTGCTGGGTTATCTCTTTTGGTCGGTGGTATTGGTATCATGAATATTATGCTAGTATCGGTTACTGAGCGAACTAGAGAAATTGGTATCCGAAAGGCCTTAGGGGCTAGATATCACAATATTTTATTGCAATTTCTGATAGAAGCAGTGGTAATTAGTGTGGCTGGTGGTGTACTAGGGATTGGGCTAGGCATAGCCTCCTCTTATGCCGTATCATCAGTAGCTGGTTGGAAAACAATCATTTCATCCATTGCAATTGTAGCAGCCTTTGGATTCTCGGTTATGATCGGCTTGTTTTTCGGGATATATCCGGCCCGCAAAGCTGCATTGTTAGATCCAATTGAAGCATTACGATATGAATAA
- a CDS encoding ABC transporter ATP-binding protein, which translates to MSILLSEVTKVYKLGGETVHALAGLTLSISPGEFTAIMGPSGSGKSTLMNILGCLDRPNSGSYMLDGQEVATLNDDQLAITRNKKIGFVFQSFNLLPRMSTLENVALPMVYAGVEKKVRLARAREVLTMVGLEERMNHQPNELSGGQRQRVAIARALVNDPTIIMADEPTGNLDTKSGDEVMAIFSELNSHGRTIILVTHEPEIADYAGRVVHVRDGLIERDEWKVR; encoded by the coding sequence TTGTCAATTTTACTATCTGAAGTCACAAAAGTGTACAAGCTAGGTGGCGAAACCGTGCATGCCCTTGCGGGACTAACACTGAGTATCAGCCCAGGTGAATTTACCGCTATTATGGGACCTTCCGGTTCGGGTAAATCTACGTTGATGAATATATTAGGCTGCCTTGATCGGCCAAACAGCGGCTCTTATATGCTAGATGGTCAAGAGGTAGCTACCCTGAACGATGACCAACTGGCGATTACAAGGAATAAAAAAATAGGATTTGTTTTTCAAAGCTTTAATTTGTTACCAAGAATGTCTACGTTAGAAAATGTGGCACTACCTATGGTGTATGCTGGGGTAGAAAAAAAAGTTCGTCTAGCGCGAGCAAGAGAAGTATTAACAATGGTTGGGCTAGAAGAACGGATGAATCATCAACCAAATGAACTTTCTGGTGGGCAGCGGCAACGGGTTGCCATTGCGCGGGCACTAGTAAATGATCCAACCATTATCATGGCCGATGAACCGACAGGTAATCTTGATACGAAATCAGGCGACGAAGTTATGGCGATTTTCTCCGAACTCAATTCCCATGGCCGGACCATTATTTTGGTTACTCATGAACCTGAAATCGCTGATTATGCCGGACGAGTTGTACATGTCCGGGACGGACTTATTGAGCGAGACGAATGGAAAGTGAGGTGA